agtgtctccggttaatagaaactccgcttagtagaacagaagcgcttcggcccaatggtgttctattaagcggagtgcactgtaacatgctaaacacatttattagatcaccaaaaaaaaagaacacagacCCGACAGCTCAATGAACTGCTCTCATGTCAACTCATTCAATTTCAATGAGCAGTcaacattttgccattttgaaaCGGAAGGAGGGATTTCAAATTGAATGCCAGCATTGACGGTTTAATAAAATTGTTAGCACTGCGTTGCATGTGGAAATGTTAATTACTTCGGACACCATTCAGCAGCTATCCCACAGAAGGAAGCTCAATAAACACAAAtatctggtggggggggggagagatactggatagttaactcattcactcccaaaggcgtttttaaacgtcttttcagacttggtccagaattggctggtagtgaatgagttaaaaactcAGGAAAGGAGTCCTTTGCCTTTGGCTAAGCCATTTTGTGTCTGATTTTGTTCAGACTACAAAACCTATTGTGTGTTGACAACTAACCTTGGATTGTACCatctaaaaataatatataagtAACGGTCATAAAACCAACCTTAATGAGTGTCCATGACACAACACGGCCATCTGAGGACACAGAATAGAAATTGTGCTTGTTGTCCATGTCGTCATTCTGCCATCGTACCTGATTGGAAAGCCATCATCAATTGCAATAAACCAATTCTTTACATGACAGAACATGACTGATAAAtatatcaatccattttcttttccgCTTGACCTCAATAGGGTGAGCTAATTATATTTTACGTACCGTAATATAATCCCTCACCTGCCAGACAGGGTCAGTGTGCTTGCCAGTTTTCGCATTGCTCTTGTATTCGGGTTCCGGTCCCTTCTTCTTCAAGTTGTACACACAAACGCAGCCATCATAGAAACCGGCGGCCACCAAATAGGAACGTCGCTTATGAATGTCGAGGCTCAGGACGCCAGAACCTGTTGGGAAGATGTACTCGGGGAAGGTGGAGTTCTTCAAGGTGTAGAAGAGAAGCATCCCGCGGCCCTGTTTGCTGAAGTCATCTTAGGAGAGATGAAATGTTTCTTCCGTCATGCTAAGAACCACATACGCTTCTCGGAAAGGTAATGATTCATTGGTTCGTGTCGATGACTTACAAGATCCCAAGGCCACACCAAAAAAATCGGGATATTTCTCATTCCTGTGGAATAAGGCGCATGCAAACATTACTCGTCTTGCGCTACATTGGCGTTTAAGCTAGCACGTGGCGTGTTGGTTAGCAAGCCTACCAGCAGAGTGCTGTGACGCACATCCATTTGGCTTTGTCGTACTGGAACTTCCACAAGGGAAGAAGAGTGCCCTCTTGCTCCCTAAATTCATCCGCCGCATCCTCAAAGTATTTGAAATCTGAAAGGACGCACAGGAAAAATGGAAACTGTTATAGTAGCGGTGTGGCAGACTGCATTATAGTCGGTCCTTTGAATCGATAATCTCACACGGTTAACGCAGCGTCGGACAAATAATAAACCCACCTTGCGCTATGTCATTGCATGTATTCTGATTGACCATTCGCTCCAACAGTGTGACTGGCATGGCCATCGGTGTGATGTCATCACTCTGCAGAATTTGCACAATTTGTCAGGGCAATACAGAAAAAGATTGTTTCTTGTTGCACaatgagcaagaaaaaaacacGGCAAGTAAATTGAGCTACCGGTGTGTCATTCAATATCTTCTTTTTGTTCTGGTCACCATCTTTCTTTATTTGGAAGGCTCTCTGCTTgtcttttttcatttcttgtttCTGCAGCTCCTCCGTGTACGCATCATATATCTCCCACTGAAAAGACCAAAAGTGCCGTTGAGCATTTTTAAGCATTCTCAGCTGCTCTAAGCGGAATTTGAAGTCTGAGAATATTCGGCCACCTGAGTAGCGGTGGCCGAATAGTTGCAGCGTGGAGGCGGTACCGTCTGGCAGCTTCTATCCTGCATGGAAACAGAACTTCAAGTCTTGACGAATTGCTgtctacacttttttttttttttactcaaagagaaagagaggatAGAAATGagacgggtttttttttcattcctacCCGCAGTGCATTATTGAGTGTTTGCGAAGCTCTTTCGATGAAATTGAACTGGTTTGTACATTTTGGCTCCTGCTCATTTGTTTTGGAggcaacgctatctggcctttcatCTTCTCCAGCATCCTCATCCTCACCTCCATCTCCAGACTCATCCTGCAAGGAAACCGACAAAGAAGCTGTCGCTAAAATCACACTGAACAATGACTTAAGGATCTACCATTACCAGaactgaatggttgtttttcacaTTCCCCCAAAAAGGAtttcattaaaatgaataaaaacacaatttaccAGTGTTTCTGTTTTTCCCTCATCAGGCTCGACTCCGGTATCAACCGTTGTTGTCTCTGTACACAATCAAGACCCAAATCACACCTGAAAtgcaagtttctttttttttaatttcaaaacgTGTTCATAGTGACATCTGGTGGCTGAAAGTATGAACCACTAGAATTCAGTCAGCCGAAGTGGTCTACGCGAACAGAAAGAACGCTGCCTGCAGTTGTAATAACACACAAAAGGCCTGTATTgacccccatttttttcttgaaatagaAAATGTTGCAGGTGTCAGCGAACGCCGAGAACACCTTCAGGAAGGTCTTCATGGGCTGCCAGCCTGCGAGCCTCATCAGAGTCCTGATGAATGAGACAACCATCCAGGACAAAGTGGACAGCCAGCTGATCAACAACACTGGTCAGCTTGAAAGCACCTTCCTGGAAAAGACAAAAGACTAACGGTATCAAAAATATCCATTAAGTGTCCTATTGGCTTGAGGTTGATCTGATCGTTATGATATGCAACGACAAACCTttggtttataaaaaaaatctgacaaatgGCAATACAGAAAACTGGCAATGATTGTATCTCACTTAATTCTCAATTTTTCAATTTGCATTtgctaaaacaaaatgacagtgGAGGCATTCTCATTTTGATGTTGGTCAAAGGTCGATGTGTTGTTTTGAAAAAGATGTATTCCAATAGATTGAAttttgtagcaaaaaaaaattgtagcaaAACAATTGGATACCATATATGAAATGTTACAGTGGTCAAAAATCactttattattttgtcattaagATGCAAAGTTttacttttggacatttcacttTCATCTGTCTCATGGCATTAATTTTAGCAGGAACTAAAACGAATAATTTGCTGACACTACAGCTGTGATTCCTCTATTTACAAGAGCGCTCGGACTGCTGTAATATTCTGACCTTGAAGCTGTATCGGACGATATTTTGCGGCGCGTGTGGATTTCTGGCTGTCAGAATCCTTGTGACTTCCTCCTTCAGCTCCTTAGTTGGATTAATATAGAAACGAGCAGAGAACATAGTATGACCCTACGTCATTTATCACTGTAACTCATATTGTCAACATGATGATTCGTTTTGTCGTTTTGCGTGAGCTCTCACTTACAGCTTCAGTAAGATCCAGTTGATCAGCAGGTTTCGTAAGTTTGCCATGAGTCCTTTCTTCCCAGCCATAATCACCAAAGTCATCTTCCTCATCCTGTAACGGGGCATGCAGttactgtgtttttttctcctcctccatcaTTTGTTTTTAGTGAAGAATTAATATAAGAAacataaattgtgtgtgtgggggtgtgttttggaatgtgactTACCTTTctcttgttggtgtttttttgtgactttgcaGCAGGCACCTTCTTAAAAGTTAagtattacaaaacaaaacaaaacccaacaatGATAGGATTACACATGCTCAAGTAAAATTTCAATATTACCTatagaatgctttttttttttcagtgagccACCGTCCCATGTTATCTGTTTCCCTATTTCTCATGCACTTAATACCATGTCAACTCCGTTGATCATTTTTACCTTTTTCCCGGGTGCTGCAGCATTATTGGTCGGCATCTTCAAAAGGGTCAACTTTGGATCCAAAGCAAAGTGCCAGCAGGTGAAGCCAGGCTTGGCTGCCCCTGTTGTATACCGGTTGCCCAGACAACCACAAGTCTACAATAGAGCTTCTTCGATTGTCCTTCTGGCAGCTCGCAAACAACTCGTGGTGTGCATTACTGCCACCCGCCGATAATACCTCTGCTTGACCCACTTAAGTTATCCTCAAAATAAACATGCTTCCATAGTGCATGCATGCACCACATTTGAGCTGATTTATCTGAGTAGCAAAACAGAACAAGCACACGTGTCCACATGCCACCAAATCCGATCTGAAAAGttcactttttacattttgacgCTTGTGCCACTGTCATccccttttgttttctttagctGGGCTATTTACAGGAGGTCGGTGCCACCACCATGTGAGTGTTTAATACGTGTCTTGTTTTGACCATTTCTGTGTGGACAACTCTGGGAAAACTTTGAGTTCATTTtcagaattaatattttggcATATCCTGACATTGGAACAGGGTTGCAAAATTAGGGCCCGGCAAGAAGGTTTTCTTTCTCTGCCTGCAGCTCAGCGGCATTTTCAGAAGTTTTATGACAGCCGCACTGATCCAACGCGCTATACAATTTGTGCTTCAGGTTGTTGAGCATCATAACCTTCCGCTTGAAGCTGAAGTCGGTACAggcaatgttttcaacactctCTGCTGAATCTAGTGTTTGTTTATTCTGAGTTCCATTGCAACCGTCCAAATAGACTTTCCCTGACTTTTGCCTGCTCTGGGAGGGTGGTATTTTGAGTCAGTGATGGTAGTATCAAGCCTTCTGCTGTATTTCATGTCAGGAACCAAAACCTTGACATGAATAGTGTACTGTAAATTGTACTCCGGCAGTGTGATAGCCATAAACATTCAGAAACACGATCCTTTTGAGAGACTTTGACACGAGAATGATATGCTTACAAGACTGTACAGCCTACGCTGTCAAATGATGATATACTGACGTCTGTCCGAATGATCCCGGaaccaaaattgaaaaaaaaaaaggaaatgtatgGTGACTTTAGGGACACATAACGTATATTGAGATAGCCTTTCAAGATTTAAATGATATGAATCTCATTATATTTGAGCAAAATTCATTGGCAAACTGTTCAGTATAAATGAACACAACGAAATAAATGTACCAGTAACAAATGTTGTTTCCACACCAATTTCCAAATCGTCTTTTACATTCACTTTCTTCTACCAGGGTACCAGTTCGCGTGGAATTGAATATAATGTATAACATACAATATTTGAGGGATGtcaccacagtgca
The DNA window shown above is from Hippocampus zosterae strain Florida chromosome 9, ASM2543408v3, whole genome shotgun sequence and carries:
- the LOC127608255 gene encoding dynein axonemal intermediate chain 1-like, with product MPTNNAAAPGKKKVPAAKSQKNTNKRKDEEDDFGDYGWEERTHGKLTKPADQLDLTEAELKEEVTRILTARNPHAPQNIVRYSFKEGAFKLTSVVDQLAVHFVLDGCLIHQDSDEARRLAAHEDLPEETTTVDTGVEPDEGKTETLDESGDGGEDEDAGEDERPDSVASKTNEQEPKCTNQFNFIERASQTLNNALRDRSCQTVPPPRCNYSATATQWEIYDAYTEELQKQEMKKDKQRAFQIKKDGDQNKKKILNDTPSDDITPMAMPVTLLERMVNQNTCNDIAQDFKYFEDAADEFREQEGTLLPLWKFQYDKAKWMCVTALCWNEKYPDFFGVALGSYDFSKQGRGMLLFYTLKNSTFPEYIFPTGSGVLSLDIHKRRSYLVAAGFYDGCVCVYNLKKKGPEPEYKSNAKTGKHTDPVWQVRWQNDDMDNKHNFYSVSSDGRVVSWTLIKNELVFSDTIRLTVADAVLDGPNCSTVGGTCFDFHKQTDSLFVVGTEEGKIHKCSKNYSNQFLETYAAHNMAVDAVKWNPYHPKVFISCSSDWTVKIWDHTVNTPMFTFELNAPVADVAWAPHSSTSFAAVTTEGLVHVFDLSINKYQAICQQPVVAKNKTKLTHIEFNPVHPIIIVGDDRGSVISLKLSPNLRKKPKGKKGQELPEGPEVETAKMEKLLNLLRDSEQSSVM